A genomic window from Emys orbicularis isolate rEmyOrb1 chromosome 8, rEmyOrb1.hap1, whole genome shotgun sequence includes:
- the LOC135882757 gene encoding 14 kDa phosphohistidine phosphatase-like has product MAGQLESVPAVEIDPDGTFKYILVRVQRVGGAEHRDVVRGTAAAEFHNHIFEKVNPEMEKLGFECKCLGGGKIDHNSKDKKMRVFGLSTGYGKADHAVTVEILKKVYQDYEITWSDDKK; this is encoded by the exons ATGGCCGGGCAGCTAGAGTCGGTGCCCGCGGTGGAGATCGATCCGGACGGCACGTTCAAGTACATCCTGGTGCGGGTGCAGCGCGTGGGGGGAGCCGAGCACCGGGACGTCGTCAGGGGCACCGCGGCCGCCGAGTTCCACA atcatatatttgaaaaagtaaaCCCTGAAATGGAAAAGTTGGGCTTTGAATGCAAGTGCCTTGGAGGAGGAAAAATTGACCATAATAGCAAAGACAAGAAAATGAGGGTATTTGGTCTCTCCACA GGATATGGTAAAGCAGATCATGCAGTGACCGTAGAAATACTGAAAAAAGTATACCAAGACTATGAAATCACTTGGTCAGATGACAAGAAATGA